A window from Purpureocillium takamizusanense chromosome 3, complete sequence encodes these proteins:
- a CDS encoding uncharacterized protein (COG:S~antiSMASH:Cluster_3.4~EggNog:ENOG503P1C1), producing MFVWWDCNISLFTRSGLVFPERYHDFVLSNDNDEGSNIFALSGVPKEVFGYFRELAELASEKELISKMKHAKLDDQRVLELERCIRNLTHPPLGDADSEEKVHTWHDYYNGTNAWKHGLLLYIARVLKWDRIGEPNRQEITSLSRLVLDSVRCCRADSNYRKQFLHPVFLAGAESTDSYSRQFVADYFEKWYQRDGYAMFKDALVLLREIWQRRDESNDARIWWGSVVGERPLGASQFLLG from the exons ATGTTTGTCTG GTGGGACTGCAACATATCCCTATTTACTAGGTCCGGGCTCGTCTTTCCGGAGCGGTACCACGACTTCGTGCTCTCGAACGATAATGACGAGGGCTCTAACATCTTCGCACTGTCCGGAGTGCCGAAAGAAGTATTCGGGTACTTTCGCGAGCTGGCAGAGCTGGCCAGCGAGAAGGAGCTGATTTCCAAGATGAAGCATGCAAAACTCGACGACCAGAGGGTGCTGGAGCTTGAGCGATGTATCCGAAACCTGACGCACCCTCCTCTCGGCGATGCCGATAGCGAAGAGAAGGTTCATACTTGGCACGACTACTACAACGGTACAAACGCGTGGAAACACGGTCTGCTGCTTTACATTGCCCGCGTTCTCAAGTGGGACAGGATAGGGGAGCCCAATCGTCAGGAAATCACGTCGCTGTCCAGGCTGGTCCTCGACAGCGTGCGGTGCTGCAGGGCAGACTCAAATTACCGCAAACAGTTCCTGCACCCCGTCTTTCTAGCCGGCGCAGAGTCGACAGATTCATATTCGAGACAGTTTGTCGCGGACTATTTCGAAAAGTGGTACCAGAGGGATGGGTACGCCATGTTCAAGGACGCGTTGGTTCTCTTGCGGGAAATATGGCAGCGACGAGATGAAAGTAACGACGCGAGGATATGGTGGGGGAGCGTGGTTGGGGAGCGGCCCTTGGGTGCGTCTCAATTTTTGCTCGGCTAA